A stretch of the Porifericola rhodea genome encodes the following:
- the proS gene encoding proline--tRNA ligase, translating to MSKGLPKRSEDYSAWYNELVKRAELAETSEVRGCMVIKPYGYAIWEKMQAQLDKMFKATGHTNAYFPLFIPKSYLSKEADHVEGFAKECAVVTHHRLKNAEDGSGVVVDPEAKLEEELIVRPTSETVIWNSYKNWIQSYRDLPLLINQWANVVRWELRTRLFLRTAEFLWQEGHTAHATREEAVEETVRMMNVYAEFAEKHMALPVLRGVKTESERFAGALDTYCIEALMQDGKALQAGTSHFLGQNFAKAFDVKFATKEGGLEHVWGTSWGVSTRLMGALIMAHSDDNGLVLPPKLAPIQVVIVPIFRKSEELEAISQKVAGIKEQLEELGVSVKFDDRDTHKPGWKFAEYELKGVPLRLAMGPRDLENGTVEIARRDTLEKQTYQFDEALPQTIKKLLDTIQEEVYNKALQFREEKTYRVDSYEEMKEVLEEKGGFISAHWDGTAETEAKIKEETKATIRCIPLNNEQEEGKCIYSGKPSSQRVIFAKAY from the coding sequence ATTCAGCCTGGTATAATGAACTGGTAAAGCGTGCAGAGCTAGCCGAAACCTCTGAAGTTAGAGGATGTATGGTTATCAAACCCTATGGTTATGCCATCTGGGAAAAAATGCAGGCACAGTTGGACAAAATGTTCAAAGCCACTGGTCATACTAATGCTTATTTCCCTCTTTTTATCCCAAAATCTTACCTGAGCAAAGAAGCTGATCACGTGGAAGGTTTTGCCAAAGAGTGTGCAGTTGTAACACACCACCGCTTAAAAAACGCAGAAGATGGAAGCGGCGTAGTGGTAGACCCCGAAGCCAAACTGGAGGAAGAGCTGATTGTGCGACCTACTTCAGAAACAGTAATCTGGAACTCTTACAAAAACTGGATACAATCATACCGAGACCTCCCTCTACTTATTAACCAGTGGGCTAATGTGGTAAGGTGGGAGCTTAGAACTCGCCTTTTCCTACGTACCGCTGAGTTTCTTTGGCAGGAAGGGCACACCGCCCATGCCACCCGCGAAGAGGCTGTAGAAGAAACTGTACGAATGATGAATGTGTATGCAGAGTTTGCCGAAAAGCATATGGCTCTACCGGTTCTCAGAGGGGTAAAAACTGAAAGTGAAAGATTTGCCGGAGCCCTAGACACCTATTGCATAGAAGCACTGATGCAAGATGGCAAAGCTCTGCAAGCTGGTACTTCTCATTTTCTGGGGCAGAATTTTGCCAAGGCCTTTGACGTAAAGTTTGCGACCAAAGAAGGAGGCTTAGAGCACGTTTGGGGAACTTCGTGGGGTGTAAGCACCCGCCTGATGGGCGCATTGATTATGGCACATTCCGATGATAACGGATTGGTACTTCCTCCTAAGCTGGCTCCTATTCAGGTAGTGATTGTCCCTATCTTCAGAAAAAGTGAAGAGCTTGAAGCTATTTCTCAGAAGGTAGCTGGTATTAAAGAGCAGTTGGAAGAGCTGGGAGTGTCTGTTAAATTTGATGATCGTGATACACATAAGCCAGGCTGGAAATTTGCAGAGTACGAGCTCAAAGGTGTGCCTCTACGCCTAGCAATGGGACCTCGTGACCTCGAAAACGGCACTGTGGAGATAGCTCGCCGCGATACGCTGGAAAAGCAAACTTACCAGTTTGATGAAGCTCTACCTCAGACTATTAAAAAGCTTTTAGATACCATACAGGAAGAAGTTTATAACAAAGCTTTGCAGTTTAGAGAAGAAAAGACATACCGTGTAGACAGTTATGAGGAGATGAAAGAAGTGTTGGAAGAAAAAGGTGGCTTTATCTCTGCGCACTGGGATGGCACTGCTGAAACTGAAGCTAAAATCAAAGAAGAAACTAAAGCTACCATTCGTTGTATCCCTCTTAACAATGAGCAGGAAGAAGGCAAGTGTATTTACTCAGGAAAACCGTCAAGCCAGAGAGTAATCTTTGCCAAAGCGTATTAA
- a CDS encoding NfeD family protein, protein MWLAIIILLVVGILLIVTELIFIPGTTIFGIAGLILSAAGVIMTFVNFGSSSGFITLGITFGLVVILLILSFRSETWEGLSLKSANTGRVNEDVKNNLWVGDQGIALSALRPGGKAEFNDTVVEVSTLGQYIEDGSEVKIISIKGHRIIVESVSTHQTKTT, encoded by the coding sequence ATGTGGCTAGCTATCATTATTTTGTTGGTCGTCGGTATATTGCTAATCGTTACTGAACTGATCTTTATTCCGGGCACTACTATTTTTGGTATAGCCGGACTTATCCTATCGGCTGCCGGAGTGATTATGACTTTTGTTAACTTCGGCTCAAGCAGTGGCTTCATCACGCTGGGTATCACATTTGGCCTTGTTGTAATACTATTAATACTTAGTTTTCGCTCCGAAACCTGGGAGGGGCTTTCTTTAAAAAGTGCTAATACCGGACGGGTAAATGAGGATGTAAAAAATAACCTTTGGGTAGGTGATCAAGGAATTGCACTCTCAGCTTTACGGCCGGGCGGCAAGGCTGAGTTTAATGACACCGTTGTTGAAGTAAGTACGCTTGGCCAATACATAGAAGATGGTTCAGAAGTAAAAATTATCAGTATTAAAGGCCACAGAATCATCGTAGAATCAGTCAGCACACACCAAACTAAAACCACTTAA